From a single Brettanomyces bruxellensis chromosome 7, complete sequence genomic region:
- a CDS encoding uncharacterized protein (BUSCO:EOG09264S4C), with amino-acid sequence MWGANLSGTFNALRVIYKPQLCMPQVVISDFSKLQIPLCFKQNRIKAVVLDKDNTFAKPYDDKVYAGYQAEWDHLRQCYPGAELLIVSNTAGTSDDKNYMQAEKIEKTIRVPVLRHKTKKPGCYREVMAYFKEKGVCNSPKEVAVVGDRLFTDVMMANLMGSYGVWISDGVVPNNQLVSKMEKHYYQRLLSKGYRPLDPCKNY; translated from the coding sequence ATGTGGGGTGCGAATCTTTCGGGTACATTTAACGCGTTGCGAGTGATCTACAAACCTCAACTATGCATGCCCCAAGTTGTGATCtctgatttttcaaaaCTTCAGATTCCGCTTTGCTTCAAACAGAACCGGATTAAAGCCGTTGTTTTGGACAAAGATAATACATTTGCCAAGCCCTACGATGATAAAGTTTATGCTGGATATCAAGCGGAATGGGATCACTTAAGGCAGTGTTATCCGGGAGCAGAATTATTAATAGTGAGCAACACTGCAGGAACTTCAGATgataaaaattatatgcAAGCGGAAAAGATTGAGAAGACGATTAGAGTTCCTGTTCTCAGgcataaaacaaaaaaaccTGGGTGTTATAGAGAAGTGATGGCgtattttaaagaaaaaggagtCTGTAATTCTCCTAAAGAAGTTGCTGTGGTTGGCGATAGATTATTCACCGATGTTATGATGGCCAATCTGATGGGATCATATGGTGTTTGGATAAGTGATGGTGTTGTTCCGAACAATCAGCTGGTTTCCAAAATGGAAAAGCACTACTACCAAAGACTCCTTAGCAAAGGATACCGGCCTTTGGATCCATGCAAAAATTATTAG